The genomic window CCTTCAGGGTTTATGATACTTAATCTGAATGGCACTGCAATAAGCATGAAGAAATCGCCAAAAGCATTGAAATCTCGTAGGGTGGGCATCGCCCACCAGCTTTAAGTCAGTGCCATTTAATCTAAATCCGATTTCAGAATCACAAACAACTCATGTTAGCTAAACGAATCTTACCCTGCTTGGACGTTCGCGCGGGGCGTGTGGTCAAAGGCGTTAACTTTGTCGATCTTAAAGATGCAGGCGATCCGGTTGAGTTGGCGCGAGCTTACAATGAGGCGGGGGCGGATGAGTTGGTTTTTCTTGATATTACCGCCACTCACGAAGATCGCGACATTATCGTAGATGTGGTTTATCGCACTGCCGAACAGGTTTTTATTCCCCTCACCGTTGGAGGTGGGATTAATTCCTTAGAAACCATTAAAAAATTGTTACGGGCGGGAGCGGATAAAGTGAGTATTAATTCCGCCGCAGTGCGAGATCCCGACTTCATTAATCGCGCAAGCGATCGCTTTGGCAACCAGTGTATTGTCGTAGCCATCGATGCAAGGCGGAGAGAGAATTTGAGCAATCCCGGCTGGGATGTTTTTGTGCGCGGGGGACGGGAAAATACGGGTATCGATGCGGTGCAATGGGCGAAGGAAATGGCACGGCGAGGTGCTGGGGAATTGTTAATTACCAGTATGGATGCAGACGGAACTCAAGCAGGCTACGATCTAGAGCTGACGAGGACTATAGCAGAGCAAGTGGAAATCCCCGCGATCGCGTCTGGGGGAGCCGGGAACACTCAACACATCTACGAAGCCCTCACAGAGGGGCGTGCAGAAGCCGCTCTCCTGGCATCTTTGTTACACTACGGACAACTCACGGTTTCAGAAATTAAATCTTTCTTAGCAGAGCGCAACGTTCCGATACGCTTAACCTAACTCCGCAAAGTGAGAGCAATCGCCGATTTTTCCCAGCATATCTTAAGATTTATCGCATCTATCCCTAGAGAAATATGTACTAGAATAAAAGAAAAGTTACGATTCTTAAAATATGTTGATTCCTATTCTAATTTTTGATGTTGCTTTAGTCGCTTGGTCGCTGCATCTGATGCAAGAAGCTGTCGAACGACAAGAATTCTCTCTCATGCTGGCTGGAACCCTTGTCGGTCTTGCTGCTGCCTCCACCCTCGTGGTCTACTTTCTCATGAACCACTGTCTGGGCTACCTAACCCAAGCCGGAATTCCCTCCTAATTATTAAAAAAATAATCTCTCAGACTTGACAAAACCAAGAAAAATCCGCAAGATAATATACTGCACTCCTTTTCGGGGCTATAGCTCAGTTGGTAGAGTACCTCAATGGCATTGAGGGTGTCAGCGGTTCGAATCCGCTTAGCTCCATTTTTATATCGATTCTGACGCAGAGAAGGTTTGATGCTTTCTCTATTGTTTCGTGCCGATGCCGTCGCACAAACGCTTGTCTTCCTTGGGGACATTGGGATTGTACAGTAAATAATTGCGGACGCGATCGCAACTTCGAGCCATTAGAGAATCAAAGCTCACATCCCAGAGTTTGATGGTGTTATCCTCACCCCCAGAGGCTAAGGTCTTGCCATCGGGGCTGAATGCCACGCTATAGACAAAGTTCTCATGACCTGTTAGAGTGCGAATTTCTTCCCCCCTCTCCCAGTTCCAGAGTTTGATGGTGTTGTCATAACTCCCAGAAGCTAAGGTCTTGCCATCGGGGCTGAATGCCACGCTCCAGACCCAGTTCTCATGACCTGTTAGAGTGCCAATTTCTTCTCCCCTCTCCCAGTTCCAGAGTTTGATGGTTCCGTCCTCACCCCCAGAAGCTAAGGTCTTGCCATCGGGGCTGAATGCCACGCTTATGACCGAGTTCTCATGACCTGTTAGGGTGTGAATTTCTTCTCCCCTCTCCCAGTTCCAGAGTTTGATGGTTCCGTCCTCACTCCCAGAAGCTAAGGTCTTGCCATCGGGGCTGAATGCCACGCTCCAGACCCAGTTCTCATGACCTGTTAGAGTGCGAATTTCTTCTCCCCTCTCCCAGTTCCAGAGTTTGATGGTGTTGTCATCACTCCCAGAAGCTAAGGTCTTGCCATCGGGGCTGAATGCCACGCTATAGACAAAGTTCTCATGACCTGTTAGGGTGTGAATTTCTTCTCCCCTCTCCCAGTTCCAGAGTTTGATGGTGTTGTCATCACTCCCAGAAGCTAAGGTCTTGCCATCGGGGCTGAATGCCACGCTATTGACCAAGTTCTCATGACCTGTTAGGGTGTGAATTTCTTCTCCCCTCTCCCAGTTCCAGAGTTTGATGGTTCCGTCCTCACTCCCAGAGGCTAAGGTCTTGCCATCGGGGCTGAATGCCACGCTATAGACCGGGTTCTCATGACCTGTTAGAGTGCGAATTTCTTCTCCCCTCTCCCAGTTCCAGAGTTTGATGGTGTTGTCATCACTCCCAGAGGCTAAGGTCTTGCCATCGGGGCTGAATGCCACGCTTATGACCAAGTTCTCATGACCTTTGAGGGTGCGAATTTCTTCTCCCCTCTCCCAGTTCCAGAGTTTGATGGTGTTGTCATCACTCCCAGAAGCTAAGGTCTTGCCATCGGGGCTGAATGCCACGCTTATGACCAAGTTCTCATGACCTTTGAGGGTGCGAATTTCTTCTCCCCTCTCCCAGTTCCAGAGTTTGATGGTGTTATCCGCACTCCCAGAAGCTAAGGTCTTGCCATCGGGGCTGAATGCCACGCTATAGACAAAGTTCTCATGACCTTTGAGGGTGCGAATTTCTTCTCCCCTCTCCCAGTTCCAGAGTTTGATGGGGTTATCCTCACCCCCAGAAGCTAAGGTCTTGCCATCGGGGCTGAATGCCACGCTATAGACCGGGTTCTCATGACCTGTTAGAGTGCCAATTTCTTCTCCCCTCTCCAAGTTCCAGAGTTTGATGGTGTTATCCGCACTCCCAGAGGCTAAGGTCTTGCCATCGGGGCTGAATGCCACGCTATAGACCGGGTTCTCATGACCTGTTAGAGTGCCAATTTCTTCTCCCCTCTCCCAGTTCCAGAGTTTGATGGTTCTGTCATCACTCCCAGAAGCTAAGGTCTTGCCATCGGGGCTGAATGCCACGCTTATGACCGAGTTCTCATGACCTGTTAGGGTGCCAATTTCTTCTCCCCTCTCCAAGTTCCAGAGTTTGATGGTGTTATCCGCACCCCCAGAGGCTAAGGTCTTGCCATCGGGGCTGAATGCCACGCTTATGACCGAGTTCTCATGACCTTCTAGGCGGTTGCGTTCCCTACCTTCATAGATATTGGCGATTAAAG from Lusitaniella coriacea LEGE 07157 includes these protein-coding regions:
- the hisF gene encoding imidazole glycerol phosphate synthase subunit HisF, coding for MLAKRILPCLDVRAGRVVKGVNFVDLKDAGDPVELARAYNEAGADELVFLDITATHEDRDIIVDVVYRTAEQVFIPLTVGGGINSLETIKKLLRAGADKVSINSAAVRDPDFINRASDRFGNQCIVVAIDARRRENLSNPGWDVFVRGGRENTGIDAVQWAKEMARRGAGELLITSMDADGTQAGYDLELTRTIAEQVEIPAIASGGAGNTQHIYEALTEGRAEAALLASLLHYGQLTVSEIKSFLAERNVPIRLT
- a CDS encoding WD40 repeat domain-containing protein, producing MSEQGEIQQRITEAEYAATSATGDATITITNYFYREEAKVAPVESADDETLPCPYRGLFHFGPNDAEFFFGRELFIEELYNATKNRNFIPVLGASGSGKSSVVLAGLVPKLQQEGHWQFTHFRPGSDPFHALSLALVSLYATDLNETERIAQARQLADYLRNETVPLADVFEQIQHNYPQDRILLIADQFEELYTLCSDIEIRRNFLDKLISDSPAILVVTMRADFLGNALSYRPFADVLQNADLKLGPMNREELTAVIVQPAARLGVTLEAGLVERILEDVKNQPGNLPLLEFALTELWNKRTSKELTHKIYEEIGEVEGALARHADEKYGSLSEVEKEKVRRIFIQLVRPGEGAEDTRRIALKGELGEESWSLVKQLADARLVVTSRNATQQETVEVVHEALIRNWGELRDWMTTDRVFRAWQERLRGAKRQWEATEKDAGSLLRGAALAEAEERLRERPEDLVAESEFIQQSIADRERGEREKETRRRREIRTAWGIAVGSLVAVAISSGLFLMAQRESIKAELSEADSLGRYSLSLLNEGKDLDAVMEAIKAGKILQKYQKTDPEVIGALIANIYEGRERNRLEGHENSVISVAFSPDGKTLASGGADNTIKLWNLERGEEIGTLTGHENSVISVAFSPDGKTLASGSDDRTIKLWNWERGEEIGTLTGHENPVYSVAFSPDGKTLASGSADNTIKLWNLERGEEIGTLTGHENPVYSVAFSPDGKTLASGGEDNPIKLWNWERGEEIRTLKGHENFVYSVAFSPDGKTLASGSADNTIKLWNWERGEEIRTLKGHENLVISVAFSPDGKTLASGSDDNTIKLWNWERGEEIRTLKGHENLVISVAFSPDGKTLASGSDDNTIKLWNWERGEEIRTLTGHENPVYSVAFSPDGKTLASGSEDGTIKLWNWERGEEIHTLTGHENLVNSVAFSPDGKTLASGSDDNTIKLWNWERGEEIHTLTGHENFVYSVAFSPDGKTLASGSDDNTIKLWNWERGEEIRTLTGHENWVWSVAFSPDGKTLASGSEDGTIKLWNWERGEEIHTLTGHENSVISVAFSPDGKTLASGGEDGTIKLWNWERGEEIGTLTGHENWVWSVAFSPDGKTLASGSYDNTIKLWNWERGEEIRTLTGHENFVYSVAFSPDGKTLASGGEDNTIKLWDVSFDSLMARSCDRVRNYLLYNPNVPKEDKRLCDGIGTKQ